In Erigeron canadensis isolate Cc75 chromosome 7, C_canadensis_v1, whole genome shotgun sequence, one DNA window encodes the following:
- the LOC122609150 gene encoding putative F-box only protein 15: MADHHRRHKIPTHIIFFHILPRLSVDSLQRCKRVCKEWDSFLETRFFVNMHIRHYLLTNGSTYQPRPKFLFLNEKRFRIIDCEAPCDGLKDHGHALPFEANLRSIDIQTSLHGLVCVGGWFGKSLFQRDDYFDLVLWNPLTGQYKMLCKTHRHIQFDFSEVIALLGLYYCDDDYKLLTVSSNASVRIYSLKSDSWRWVDSTNNYQTLLDLGLGTESPPKISSSSSIWLSGNLYFLTKSYQRFPGSSARDCYSILKFDSKMEYFTVIPTHPSLKALDLESVRMNVQKGVIHLGAKYKISLTKAYIQLWEMIGDETWEKVYVETLCNDDIHMNPLH; the protein is encoded by the coding sequence ATGgcagatcatcatcgtcgtcaTAAAATTCCAACCCACATAATTTTCTTCCACATACTACCAAGGTTGTCGGTGGACTCGTTACAACGTTGTAAGCGTGTTTGCAAAGAATGGGACTCGTTCCTCGAAACACGTTTTTTTGTTAACATGCATATCCGCCATTATCTACTAACTAATGGATCCACCTATCAACCCCGTCCCAAATTTCTCTTCTTAAATGAAAAGCGGTTTAGAATCATAGATTGTGAAGCACCTTGTGATGGTTTAAAGGACCATGGTCACGCTTTGCCGTTTGAAGCCAATCTACGTAGCATCGATATTCAAACATCTTTACATGGACTCGTATGTGTAGGTGGTTGGTTTGGAAAAAGCTTATTTCAAAGAgatgattattttgatttagTTTTATGGAATCCATTAACGGGCCAATACAAGATGTTATGCAAAACCCATCGTCACATTCAATTTGACTTTTCAGAAGTAATAGCATTATTAGGATTGTATTACTGTGATGATGACTACAAGCTTCTAACTGTATCATCTAATGCGAGTGTTCGCATATACTCTTTGAAATCCGACTCATGGAGATGGGTTGACTCCACAAACAACTATCAAACTCTTTTGGACTTAGGATTAGGAACTGAATCTCCGCCAAAGATCAGTAGCAGTAGTAGTATTTGGTTGAGTGGAAATCTCTATTTCTTGACGAAAAGCTATCAGCGCTTTCCTGGATCCTCTGCTCGCGATTGTTATTCAATTctaaagtttgattcaaagatGGAATACTTCACCGTTATACCAACTCATCCCTCTTTAAAAGCTCTAGACTTGGAGAGTGTGAGGATGAACGTTCAAAAAGGCGTTATTCACTTGGGTGCCAAATATAAAATTAGCCTGACAAAGGCCTATATCCAGTTGTGGGAAATGATAGGTGATGAGACATGGGAGAAGGTATACGTAGAAACTTTGTGCAACGATGATATCCATATGAACCCACTTCATtag
- the LOC122609148 gene encoding F-box protein At2g07140-like, with protein sequence MDCEAPDGGLIAERYHLPSLKYLYKVKVNAQTSLHGLICVCGKNNKLVLWNPLTGEFKVLINPCAKKVKVLGLYYTGTSNKDYKLLSVTSILNVHTYSLKSNSWRKVDSIDNYQTLSDLGVRRGAISSSTWFNGNLYFLIERSVLKFDTQMEKFTIIPTHPSFKDLNIKVLTMNLKKGVIHLGVKYETEISLHQQSKKACIQLWRMTTDEIWEKVGLSYRVDISMDPFHWLRNKTWLMIESLDQKLYKVDCSKSYTKGKKFITGGKSVPIVKMDEGYAKLNYMESFMPIDGSI encoded by the coding sequence ATGGATTGTGAAGCACCAGATGGCGGTTTAATTGCCGAGCGCTATCATTTGCCGTCTTTGAAGTACTTGTATAAAGTTAAGGTCAATGCTCAAACATCTTTACATGGACTGATATGTGTATGCGGCAAAAATAATAAGTTAGTTTTATGGAATCCATTAACGGGCGAGTTTAAAGTGTTAATCAATCCTTGCgcaaaaaaagtaaaagtattaGGATTGTATTACACTGGCACGTCTAATAAGGATTATAAACTTCTAAGTGTAACCTCTATTCTCAACGTTCACACATACTCGTTGAAATCAAATTCATGGAGAAAGGTTGACTCAATAGACAACTATCAAACTCTGTCCGACTTGGGAGTTAGACGAGGGGCAATCAGTAGTAGTACTTGGTTTAATGGAAATCTCTATTTCTTGATAGAACGTTCAGTTCTAAAGTTCGACACACAGATGGAAAAGTTCACCATAATACCAACTCATCCCTCTTTTAAGGATTTGAACATTAAGGTTTTGACAATGAACCTTAAAAAAGGCGTTATTCACTTGGGTGTCAAATATGAAACTGAGATTAGTCTACATCAGCAATCTAAAAAGGCTTGTATCCAGTTGTGGAGGATGACAACAGATGAGATTTGGGAGAAGGTAGGATTATCTTATAGAGTTGATATCTCTATGGACCCATTTCACTGGTTACGGAATAAAACTTGGCTTATGATTGAATCACTTGACCAAAAACTGTATAAAGTTGATTGCAGTAAAAGTTATACTAAAGGCAAAAAGTTTATAACCGGAGGCAAAAGCGTGCCAATTGTTAAGATGGACGAAGGGTATGCTAAATTGAACTACATGGAGTCTTTTATGCCAATTGATGGATCCATATGA